From Calditrichota bacterium, a single genomic window includes:
- a CDS encoding DUF433 domain-containing protein — MNRPYEGRIVIDPRVHFGKPCIAGTRICVENVLELVQENIPFQEIVEKYYPDLDLDDVKACAAYAADIVRSEEIHLDTV, encoded by the coding sequence GTGAACAGACCCTACGAAGGGCGAATAGTGATCGACCCGCGAGTGCATTTCGGCAAACCCTGTATTGCCGGCACTCGCATCTGCGTGGAGAACGTATTGGAGCTTGTACAGGAAAACATTCCTTTCCAGGAAATTGTCGAAAAGTACTATCCCGATTTGGACCTCGACGACGTCAAAGCCTGCGCCGCCTATGCTGCGGACATAGTACGTTCAGAAGAGATTCACTTAGACACGGTGTGA
- a CDS encoding DUF5615 family PIN-like protein, whose protein sequence is MRLLVDQDVYQITVDELRKWRHDVVTVREIGLQCAADEDLLLKARETRRLLVTRDKGFGAYVFLKRELSAGVILLRVSPSTIADVHRELRRVFQEHSQEELGRFFCVVEPHRHRMRRLL, encoded by the coding sequence GTGCGTTTGCTGGTCGATCAAGATGTTTATCAGATTACTGTCGACGAGCTCAGGAAGTGGCGGCACGACGTAGTTACGGTTCGCGAAATCGGGCTGCAGTGCGCGGCGGATGAAGACTTGCTGCTGAAGGCGAGGGAGACGCGCCGACTGCTTGTTACCCGTGACAAAGGCTTCGGGGCCTATGTCTTCCTCAAGAGAGAGCTGTCAGCAGGTGTGATTCTCCTGAGAGTGAGTCCCTCCACGATTGCTGACGTACACCGCGAACTCCGGCGTGTTTTCCAAGAACATAGCCAGGAAGAGCTGGGTCGTTTTTTCTGTGTAGTTGAGCCCCATCGGCACCGCATGCGCCGCTTACTTTGA
- a CDS encoding four helix bundle protein has protein sequence MEIFHLSARFPEEERYALTDQIRRSSRAICSNVAEGFAKRRHEAVFKNSLNNSLGEAEETKVWLDFALDCRYLSEEAHRYLTIGYDQVGAMLWTLMTRWETFS, from the coding sequence ATGGAGATCTTCCACCTCAGCGCACGGTTTCCCGAAGAGGAGCGATACGCACTCACCGATCAGATTCGGCGATCGTCTCGGGCCATTTGCAGCAACGTTGCTGAAGGATTTGCGAAACGCCGGCACGAAGCCGTCTTCAAGAATTCTCTGAACAACTCCCTTGGTGAGGCCGAAGAAACCAAAGTCTGGCTTGACTTCGCCTTGGATTGTCGCTACCTTTCTGAGGAGGCTCACCGGTATCTGACGATTGGCTATGATCAAGTTGGCGCCATGCTCTGGACACTCATGACCAGGTGGGAGACCTTCTCGTGA
- a CDS encoding polysaccharide biosynthesis protein codes for MRLRNRHLLLLDLLVFCVCPVLAVALRTDSPASVAAHVHSLAIYALFAIAIRLAVFIPVGLYSRYWRYASVAEIAQVTLAVSLSTLLLWSALLAVLTPLGVIQQGFPRSIPLIDGLLVLPAVGGIRFLARLRHYYQQRRANNRPEAQRVAIVGAGEAGGMIVKEIAANPQLGLHPVAFIDDDSRKHNLVIHGVRVVGGREVLAELRDRYGVQQAIIAMPTAPGKTIRELVQLCRQAGLAVRVVPGVFELLAGKVMVSQLRPVDITDLLRREPVCTDMKSVAALLRGKVVMVTGAGGSIGLELCRQILQCAPAELVALGHGENSVFEACNELRTLLRETRGAAVSLRPVIADIRDRQRMRAVLATYRPVVIFHAAAHKHVPLMEENVQDAVSNNVLGTRNLLELASELGVERFVLISTDKAVNPTSVMGATKRVAEFLVQDAALRTGRPFVAVRFGNVLGSRGSVVPLFKQQIAAGGPVTVTHPEAERYFMTIPEAVQLVLQAAALGSGGEIFVLDMGQPVRVLDLARDLIRLTGLKEGEDIEIVFTGLRPGEKLRERLFLDSEEYARTAHQQIFQVRNGMLKGESPLADLHQLVKKLEAAAASGSEKRVRRLLQRLVPEYTPVPADGALAAAENHG; via the coding sequence ATGCGCTTGCGCAACCGTCACCTCTTACTGCTTGATCTCTTGGTCTTTTGCGTGTGCCCGGTTCTTGCCGTCGCCCTGCGTACCGACAGCCCGGCAAGCGTAGCCGCGCACGTGCACAGTCTGGCTATCTACGCGCTTTTCGCCATCGCAATCCGCCTTGCGGTGTTCATCCCCGTCGGACTCTATTCCAGGTATTGGCGTTATGCGAGTGTGGCGGAAATCGCCCAGGTGACCTTGGCGGTTTCTCTTAGCACCCTGCTCCTGTGGTCTGCCTTGCTTGCCGTGCTCACTCCGCTTGGCGTCATCCAACAAGGCTTTCCGCGCTCCATCCCTCTCATCGATGGGCTCTTAGTACTGCCGGCAGTGGGTGGCATCCGCTTCTTGGCGCGCCTGCGCCACTATTACCAGCAACGGCGCGCTAACAACAGGCCGGAGGCACAAAGAGTGGCAATCGTCGGCGCAGGGGAAGCTGGGGGAATGATCGTCAAGGAGATCGCGGCCAACCCACAACTGGGACTGCACCCGGTGGCATTCATCGACGATGACTCGCGCAAGCATAACTTGGTTATCCACGGCGTACGCGTCGTCGGAGGCAGGGAGGTGCTCGCCGAGCTCCGGGACCGCTACGGAGTGCAGCAGGCCATTATCGCCATGCCCACCGCCCCGGGGAAGACGATCCGGGAACTGGTGCAGCTCTGCCGCCAGGCCGGTCTCGCGGTAAGGGTAGTCCCCGGCGTATTCGAGCTCCTTGCCGGCAAGGTCATGGTCTCCCAGCTCCGCCCGGTGGACATCACCGACCTGCTCCGTCGCGAGCCGGTGTGCACGGACATGAAGAGTGTGGCCGCGCTCCTCAGGGGCAAAGTGGTCATGGTAACAGGAGCCGGGGGTTCCATCGGCCTTGAGCTGTGCAGACAAATCTTGCAATGCGCGCCGGCGGAACTGGTCGCCTTGGGTCATGGTGAGAACAGCGTGTTCGAAGCCTGCAACGAACTTCGGACGTTGCTCCGCGAGACACGTGGCGCTGCGGTCTCCCTTCGTCCAGTGATCGCCGACATTCGTGATAGGCAGCGGATGCGGGCGGTACTGGCTACCTACAGGCCGGTGGTTATTTTCCACGCAGCGGCTCACAAACACGTGCCGCTCATGGAGGAGAATGTTCAGGACGCGGTGAGCAACAACGTGCTCGGGACCAGAAACCTGCTGGAGCTGGCCAGTGAGCTGGGCGTCGAGCGGTTTGTCCTGATATCCACCGACAAGGCAGTGAATCCCACCAGCGTCATGGGTGCGACAAAACGCGTCGCAGAGTTCTTGGTTCAGGACGCTGCTTTGCGCACGGGGCGCCCGTTTGTGGCAGTCCGCTTTGGCAACGTCCTCGGCTCGCGAGGGAGCGTGGTGCCCCTGTTCAAGCAGCAGATCGCCGCAGGCGGCCCAGTCACGGTCACCCACCCCGAGGCGGAGCGCTATTTCATGACCATCCCTGAGGCCGTGCAACTGGTTCTGCAGGCCGCAGCGCTAGGCAGTGGCGGCGAGATCTTTGTCTTAGATATGGGCCAGCCGGTACGGGTGCTGGACTTAGCGCGCGATCTTATTAGGCTGACGGGGCTCAAGGAAGGTGAGGACATCGAGATTGTCTTTACCGGTCTCCGCCCTGGCGAGAAGCTGCGCGAGAGGCTCTTCCTCGACAGCGAGGAATACGCCCGGACCGCACACCAGCAGATATTTCAGGTGCGCAATGGTATGTTGAAGGGAGAAAGCCCGCTCGCAGACCTGCACCAGCTGGTGAAGAAGCTGGAGGCTGCTGCAGCCTCGGGAAGCGAAAAGCGGGTGCGGCGCCTGCTGCAGCGGCTGGTGCCTGAGTACACGCCCGTGCCCGCGGATGGGGCGCTGGCGGCCGCGGAGAACCACGGATAA
- a CDS encoding sugar transferase produces the protein MKRVFDVVVSALVVLVALPLWALVALAIKLDSPGPVFHRARRIGKDGQPFTLYKFRTMVDGADTQGPRITRRDDPRISRVGRLLRRMKIDEMPQLLNVLKGEMSIVGPRPEDPRYAAHYTPEQRRVLSVRPGMASPAFIKYRHEEEILARAGETWEQVYLTQILPEKLRMDLDYVRQQSLLYDLKVFGRAALSLFLPPEHQRGASPIAGGLPQALSDEEQLAAR, from the coding sequence TTGAAGCGTGTCTTTGACGTGGTCGTGTCGGCGCTGGTCGTGCTCGTTGCGCTGCCCCTGTGGGCCCTGGTTGCCCTGGCCATCAAACTGGACTCCCCGGGCCCGGTCTTCCACCGGGCGCGGCGCATCGGCAAGGACGGCCAGCCCTTCACCCTCTACAAGTTCCGCACCATGGTGGATGGGGCCGATACCCAGGGTCCCCGCATCACCCGGCGCGATGACCCACGCATCAGTCGGGTGGGGCGCCTCCTGCGCCGCATGAAGATAGACGAGATGCCGCAACTGCTCAACGTCCTCAAGGGCGAGATGAGCATCGTTGGCCCTCGCCCCGAGGACCCGCGCTACGCGGCTCATTACACCCCCGAGCAGCGCCGCGTGCTCAGCGTACGCCCCGGCATGGCCAGCCCCGCTTTCATCAAGTACCGCCACGAGGAAGAGATCCTGGCGCGGGCGGGTGAGACCTGGGAGCAGGTCTATCTGACTCAGATACTCCCTGAGAAACTGCGTATGGATCTGGATTATGTCCGGCAGCAGTCCCTCCTGTACGACCTAAAGGTTTTCGGCCGCGCCGCCTTGTCACTCTTCTTGCCGCCGGAACATCAACGGGGTGCGTCACCCATTGCCGGAGGACTGCCCCAGGCGCTTTCTGATGAGGAGCAATTGGCCGCTAGGTGA
- a CDS encoding DegT/DnrJ/EryC1/StrS aminotransferase family protein, giving the protein MSRDDSELYVCPRKRTNSRSTFLPFSPPAISEEEIAAVADTLRSAWITTGPKTKRFEQEFAAYIGAPAALALNSCTAGLHLALLALGIGPGDEVITTPMTFCSSVHVIEHVGARPVLADIVPDTLTIDPVRVAEGITPRTRAIMPVHYAGHPADMDPLLELARQRGLYVIEDAAHALPASYRGQRIGTIGDLTAFSFYATKNLTTAEGGMLTGAPELIERARILSLHGMSRDAWKRYDANGSWYYEVIDAGWKYNMTDIQAAIGLVQLQRLESMQRRRREVVAQYNAAFGQLDALQIPTERPDAESAWHLYVLRLNLDRLTIDRARFIEELRVRNIGTSVHFIPIHLHPYYRDKYGFQPEDFPVAYREYQRIISLPLYPRMSDQDVQDVIDAVVEIVKRHRR; this is encoded by the coding sequence ATGAGCCGAGATGATTCAGAACTCTATGTATGCCCCAGGAAGAGAACTAACAGTCGTTCCACCTTCCTCCCCTTCTCGCCGCCAGCCATCTCGGAAGAAGAGATCGCAGCCGTCGCCGATACGCTGCGCTCGGCCTGGATCACCACTGGCCCGAAGACCAAACGCTTTGAGCAGGAATTTGCGGCATACATTGGCGCTCCAGCGGCGCTGGCGCTCAATTCATGTACGGCGGGGCTGCACCTGGCGCTGCTGGCGCTCGGCATTGGCCCCGGCGACGAAGTCATCACCACCCCGATGACTTTCTGCTCTTCGGTCCACGTCATCGAACACGTTGGTGCGCGCCCTGTGCTGGCGGACATTGTGCCGGACACGCTGACCATTGATCCTGTCCGCGTGGCGGAAGGAATCACTCCGCGCACGCGGGCGATCATGCCTGTGCATTATGCCGGTCATCCGGCGGATATGGATCCCTTGCTGGAACTGGCCCGTCAGCGTGGCCTGTATGTGATTGAGGATGCCGCCCATGCGCTGCCTGCCTCATATCGCGGACAACGGATAGGCACTATCGGCGATCTGACGGCGTTCAGCTTCTACGCGACCAAAAACCTGACCACTGCTGAAGGCGGAATGCTCACCGGCGCGCCAGAACTGATCGAGCGCGCGCGTATCCTCAGCCTGCACGGCATGAGCCGCGACGCCTGGAAGCGCTACGATGCCAATGGCTCCTGGTACTACGAGGTGATTGACGCGGGCTGGAAGTATAACATGACCGACATCCAGGCAGCCATCGGCCTGGTGCAACTACAGCGCCTGGAGTCCATGCAGCGCCGACGGCGCGAAGTCGTGGCGCAGTACAACGCCGCCTTTGGTCAGCTCGATGCACTGCAAATTCCGACCGAGCGCCCCGACGCAGAATCGGCATGGCACTTGTATGTCCTGCGCCTGAATCTGGATAGGCTGACCATCGACCGGGCGCGCTTCATCGAGGAACTGCGCGTCCGCAACATTGGCACCAGCGTGCACTTCATCCCGATCCACCTGCATCCCTACTACCGCGACAAATACGGCTTCCAGCCAGAGGATTTCCCTGTTGCCTACCGCGAGTACCAGCGCATTATCTCCCTGCCCCTGTACCCCCGCATGAGCGACCAGGACGTGCAGGACGTGATAGATGCCGTCGTTGAGATTGTGAAGCGACATCGGAGGTAG
- a CDS encoding class I SAM-dependent methyltransferase: MVLARDSHDKRAYLDNLGYFAEWGGRSWHALLREAFRDFIGEDLTGQRVLDIGTRYGKMSCLFALLGAEVVGIDINGHSLKIAQSEAVHWAVTDRVLFVRYDGSLDIFASCSFDLVFTKSVLVLIENLDEFLQQISSKLRPAGKAVFLENGKGSSLLHGLRRFRHRRWNYSQANYFTESQIAQIRGVFDVHLVKKTLWPPVYLVCGHNKRSMMGSQ; the protein is encoded by the coding sequence ATGGTTCTAGCAAGAGACAGCCACGACAAGCGCGCTTATCTGGACAACCTGGGGTATTTTGCCGAATGGGGAGGAAGGAGTTGGCACGCACTGTTGAGAGAAGCTTTTAGGGATTTCATAGGTGAAGATCTTACAGGGCAACGGGTATTGGATATCGGTACACGGTATGGAAAGATGTCTTGCCTGTTCGCTCTCCTGGGTGCAGAAGTCGTTGGGATCGACATAAACGGACATTCGCTCAAGATTGCCCAATCTGAAGCCGTACACTGGGCCGTCACAGATCGCGTTCTGTTCGTCAGATACGATGGTAGTCTCGATATATTTGCCAGTTGTAGCTTCGATCTGGTGTTCACCAAAAGCGTTCTTGTCTTGATTGAGAATTTGGATGAATTCCTACAACAGATCTCGTCAAAACTGCGTCCCGCAGGGAAGGCCGTGTTCTTGGAGAACGGGAAAGGTTCCTCTCTACTTCACGGCCTGCGAAGATTCCGCCATCGCAGATGGAACTATTCTCAGGCGAATTACTTTACTGAGAGCCAAATCGCTCAAATCCGCGGCGTCTTCGACGTCCATCTTGTCAAAAAAACTCTCTGGCCACCTGTCTATCTAGTTTGTGGTCACAATAAGAGATCGATGATGGGATCACAATGA